The stretch of DNA GCCCCGACAGTCACACAGCCCTGATCCGGGTGTCCGACGCCGGCGTCACCGACACCATTCGCGCAGCGACTCCGACAGCTGACGGACCCCGCCCAGCTGTTCGGCCACACGGATACCGGCCGTACCGCCGCGAGCGTTACGCGAGGCGATCGAGCCCTCGACGGTGAGCACCTCCCGCACGTCCGGAGTGAGAGCCGGATCGACCCCGGCGAGTTCCTCGTCGGTGAGATCCTCGAGTCCGGCACCCCGCGCCTCGGCGACGCGGACGCAGGCCCCCGCGGCCTCGTGCGCGACGCGGAACGGGACGCCCTGGCGGACGAGCCACTCGGCGATGTCGGTGGCCAGCGTGAAACCCGCCGGAGCCAGTTCCGCCATTCGATCCGTGTGGAATTCGAGAGTGGCGACCAGTCCGGTGATCGCAGGCAGAAGCAACTCGAGCTGCGCCACCGAATCGAAGACCGGCTCCTTGTCCTCCTGCAGATCCCGGTTGTACGCGAGCGGCTGCGCCTTCAGGGTCGCCAGCAGTCCGGTCAGATTGCCGATCAACCGGCCCGACTTGCCGCGGGTCAGCTCGGACACGTCCGGGTTCTTCTTCTGCGGCATGATCGACGAGCCCGTCGACCAGGCGTCGGCGAGTGTGATGTAGCCGAATTCCGGAGTGCTCCACAGGATGACCTCCTCGGCCATCCGCGACAGGTCGACGCCGATCATCGCGAGCACGAACGCAGCCTCGGCCGCGAAATCCCGCGACGAGGTGGCGTCGATCGAGTTCTCCGCGGACGAATCGAACGCGAGTTCCGCGGCGATCGCCTCCGGATCGAGTCCGAGTGACGATCCGGCCAGCGCCCCGGAACCGTACGGCGACACGGCCGCCCGCACGTCGAAGTCCCGCAGCCGCTGAACGTCGCGGAGCAACGGATGCGTGTGTGCCAGCAAATGGTGGGCGAGCAGAACCGGCTGCGCGGCCTGCAGGTGAGTCTTGCCCGGCATCACCGCGGACGGGTGCGCGGCGGCCTGCGTCGCGAGGGCGTCGACGATGTCGAGGACCCCCTCGGCGACGCGGCGGACCGCGTCCCGCAGCCACATCCGGAACAGCGTCGCCACCTGATCGTTGCGCGAACGCCCGGCGCGCAGGCGACCCCCGACGTCGGGACCGACCCGATCGATGAGCCCACGCTCGAGGGCCCCGTGCACGTCCTCGTCGGATTCGCTCGGGATGAAGTCGCCGCTCGCGACGTCGGCCGCGAGCCTGCCGAGACCGTCGAGCATCGTCGCCAGGTCTTCGTCACCGAGCAGGCCGGCCTTGTGCAGCACCCGGGCGTGCGCCTGGGATGCGCGCACGTCGTACGGGGCCAGCACCCAGTCGAAATGGGTGGACTTGCTCAGCGCCGCCATGGCGGCGGCCGGTCCGGACTCGAACCGTCCGCCCCACAGCGCTCCTTCGTTGGTGCCGTGAGCACTCATACCTAGAGGCCCAGGTCGCGCTTCGCCGCGACCTTCGACGACAGTCCGTGAATCTGCACGAACCCCTTGGCGTAGGACTGGTCGAACGTGTCGCCCTCGTCGTAGGTGGCCAGGTTGAAGTCGTACAGCGACTCGTTGCTGCGGCGGCCGTTGACGATGATCGCCCCACCGTGCAGCACCAGCCGGATGTCGCCGGAGACGCGTTCCTGCGTCTTCTCGATGAACGTGTCCAGCGCGACCTTCAGCGGGGAGAACCACAGGCCGTCGTACACCAGCTCGCTCCAGCGCTGCTCGGTCTGACGCTTGTACCGACCGAGCTCGCGTTCCTGCGTGACGTGCTCGAGTTCCTGGTGCGCGTTGATGAGCACCATGGCGCCGGGCGCCTCGTAGATCTCCCGGCTCTTGATGCCGACGAGACGGTCCTCGACGACGTCGAGGCGGCCGACACCCTGAGCGCCTGCACGGCGGTTGAGCTCCTGGATCGCTTCGAGGACGCTGACCGGCTTGCCGTCGATCGCGACGGGGCGTCCGGCCTCGAAGCTGATGATCAGCTCGTCCGGGGCCTGCCAGTTGACGGTCGGATCCTGCGTGTAGTCGTAGACGTCCTTGGTCGGCGCGTTCCACAGGTCCTCGAGGAACCCGGTCTCGACGGCGCGGCCCCAGACGTTCTGGTCGATCGAGAACGGCGACTTCTTGGAGACGTTGATCGGGATCTCGTTCTCCTCGGCGAATGCGATCGCCTTCTCCCGGGTCCACGCGTAGTCGCGGACCGGTGCGATCACGTCGAGGTCGGGAGCGAGCGATCCGAAGCCCACCTCGAACCGGACCTGGTCGTTGCCCTTGCCGGTGCAGCCGTGCGCGACCGTGGTGCCGCCGTGGGCACGTGCGGCCTCGACGAGGTGCTTGACGATCAGCGGGCGGCTGATGGCCGACACGAGCGGGTAGCGGTCCATGTACAGGGCGTTGGCCTGGATGGTCGGCAGGCAGTATTCGTCGGCGAATTCGTCGCGCGCGTCCACCACGACCGATTCGACCGCACCGCAGTCGAGTGCACGCTGGCGCACGACCTCCATGTCCTCGCCGCCCTGGCCGAGATCGATGGCGACAGCAACAACTTCCTTGCCGGTCTCCTTGCCGATCCAGCTGATGGCGACTGAGGTGTCCAGCCCGCCCGAGTAGGCGAGTACGACGCGATCGGCCATGGTCCTTGTGCTCCTTAGGTTGAAGATCTGTAGAGATGATTCAGTTGTCAGGCGAGGGATTCGATCTTGGCCGCGAGTTCCGCCCCGCTCAGCGGCTCACGTGCCACCACGAGAATGGTGTCATCCCCCGCGATGGTTCCCACGACGTCAGGTAATGATGCCCGATCGAGTGCACTCGCCAGATAGTGCGCTGCCCCCGGGGGGGTTCTCAGCACCGCCATGTTGCCACTGGCATCGGTCGACACCAGTAGCTCCCCCAGCAACCGCGACAGCCGGTCGGTTCCGCCGGACACGCCGCGGACGGGATTTCCGTCCTCGGGCACCACGTACACCCCGGCGCCGCCGTCCGCGGCGCGGAGTTTCACGGCGCCGAGTTCTTCGAGGTCGCGCGACAGCGTCGCCTGGGTGGCGTCGATGCCTTCGGCCGCGAGCAGCGCCGCGAGTTCGGTCTGGCTGCGGACCGGGTTGTTCGACAGGATCGCGACGATCCGCGCCTGCCGGCCCGCCCGGGTCGGTGCCGTCGCCGCGTTCGCTGTGCGCTGCGGCGGTGCCGCACCTGTGCGCTGCGGCGGTGCCGCATTCACGGACGGTTCCCGGTTCGTTGCGCGAGCAGCCACACCAACAGTGCCTTCTGCGCGTGGAGGCGGTTCTCCGCCTCGTCCCAGACGACGCTCTGCGGTCCGTCGAGGACCTCGTCGGTGATCTCCTCGCCGCGGTGGGCGGGCAGGCAGTGCAGGACCACCGCATCTGCGGCCGCCTTCGCGAGCAGCGCCTCGTTGATCTGGAACGGGCGGAACGGCCCGACCCGGTCCAGTCCGTCGTTCTCCTGACCCATGGACGTCCAGGTGTCTGTGACGAGTGCGTCCGCTCCGACGACCGCGGCCTGCGGATCCTCGGTGAGGGTGATGGTCGCGCCGGTGTCGGCGGCCCGCGCGCGGGCTGCCTCGACCACCCAGGGCAGGGGTGCGAATCCCTCGGGGCTGGCGATGGTGACGTCGACGCCTGCCGTGACACCGCCCAGCATCAGCGAGTGCGCCATGTTGTTGGCGCCGTCGCCGAGGTAGGTGAGCTTCAGACCTTTCAGTGAGCCCTTCCGCTCCGCGAGGGTCTGGAGGTCGGCCAGAACCTGGCACGGGTGGAACTCGTCGGACAGCGCGTTGACGATCGGGACGTCGGCGCCCGACGCCATCGCCTCGAGCCGCTTCTGCCCGAACGTCCGCCACACCACGGCGTCGACGTACCGCGACAGAACGCGGCCGGTGTCCTGCAACGTTTCCTCGCGGCCGAGCTGGGTGCTGCGCCCGTCGACGACGATCGCGTGACCGCCGAGCTGCGCGATGCCCATCTCGAACGAGAACCGGGTGCGCGTCGAGTTCTTCTCGAAGATCACGCCGACTCCGCGGGGCCCCTCGAGCGGACGTTCGGCGAACGGGGCCTTCTTCAGCCTGGCAGCGAGCTCGAGGACCTCCGCCTGCTGTTCGGGGGTGAGGTCGTCGTCCCGGAGAAAGTGTTTCACCACAGTCGTCACTGCTTTCCCGGCTGAGCGGCCGATTGCGCGTTGTCGAGGATCGCAGGCAGCGCCGCGACGAAACCTTCGGCCTGTTCGTCCGTGAGGACGAGGGGCGGAGCGAGCCGGACGACGCCCGGCTGGGCGGCGTTGATCAGGTACCCGGCCTCGCGGGCGGAGTTCTCGACCGCGGGTGCCACGTCCTGGGTGAGGACGATGCCGAGCAACAGTCCGGCGCCGCGGACGTGGTCGATCAACGGGTGACCGAGACCTTCGATACCGGCCGACAGCGCCTTGCCGAGCGTGTCGGCGCGGGAGATCAGGTCGTCTTCGGCGATGGTCCGCAGCACGGCGAGCGCGGCGGACGCGCAGACGGGGTTCCCGCCGAAAGTCGTGCCGTGCTTGCCCGGCCCGAACAGGTCCGCGGCTGCGCCGGTGGCGACGCATGCGCCGATCGGCATCCCGCCACCGAGACCCTTCGCGAGAGTCATGACGTCGGGCACGATCCCGACCGCCTGGTGTGCGTAGAACCATCCGGTGCGGCCGATCCCGGTCTGCACTTCGTCGAGCACGAGCAGGGCGCCGCGATCGGCGGTGATCTGCCGCGCGCCTGCGAGGTATCCCTCGGGCGGCACGACGACCCCGCCTTCGCCCATCATCGGCTCCAGGAACACGGCTGCGGTGTCGGCGTCGACGGCGCGGTCGAGTGCGTCGAGGTCGCCGTACGGCACGTGCACGACACCCGGAGGCATCGGCTCGAACGGCGCACGCTTGGCGGCCTGCCCGGTGAGCGCGAGAGCGCCCATCGTCCGGCCGTGGAACGAGTTCTCCGCCGCGATGATCTTCGAGCGGCCGGTCGCCCGCGCGAGCTTGAACGCCGCCTCGTTGGCTTCCGTGCCGGAATTGCAGAAGAAGACCCGTCCGGGGGCACCCAGGTGGGAGAGCAGCTTCTCGGCCAGTTCGATGGCCGGTTCGCTGGCGTACAGGTTCGACACGTGACCGAGGGTCGACAACTGCGCCGTGACGGCCTCGATGAGCGCGGGATGTGCGTGCCCGAGGATGTTGACGGCGATGCCGGCGAGGAAGTCGACGTATTCCTTGCCGTCGGCATCGGTGAGCACCGCGCCCTGACCGCGTGTGAGAGCCACCCGGGGGACGCCGTACGTGTTCATCAGGGCGCCGGACCAGCGCTGCTGGAGTTCCGGGGTTCCGGTCATGGGGCAACTCCCTCGGTAGGTGAAGTCGGGGCGGGCGTGACCATCGTGCCGATGCCCTCGCCGGTGAACAGTTCGAGCAGAACGGAATGCGCGAGGCGGCCGTCGATGACGTGCGCGGTGGGTACCCCGCCGCGGACCGCGCGCAGGCAGGCCTCCATCTTGGGCACCATGCCGGCATCGAGACTCGGCAGCAGTTGCGCGAGCGCGTCGACGTCGATCTCGGTGGCCAGCGAATCGCGGTCCGGCCAGTTCGTGTACAGCCCTTCGACATCCGTGAGGACCACGAGCTTCTCGGCACCGATGGCCTCGGCGAGCGCCGCGGCGGCGGTGTCCGCGTTGATGTTGTGCACCACACCGTCCGAGTCGGGGGCGATGGTGGACACCACGGGAATTCGGCCCGCGCGGATGAGGTCGAGAACGGCCTCCGGGTTCACGGTCGTGACGTCGCCGACGAGTCCGATGTCCGTCGGCGTGCCCTCGACCATCACGGTGCGCTTGGTGGCGGTGAACAGGTGTGCATCCTCACCGGAGATCCCGACGGCGTACGGCCCGTGGGCGTTGATCAGCCCGACGAGTTCGCGGCCGACCTGACCGAACAGCACCATCCGGACGACGTCCATCACCTCGGGGGTGGTGACGCGGAATCCGCCCTTGAATTCACCTGTCATGCCGAGCTTTCCGAGCATGGCGTTGATCTGGGGACCGCCGCCGTGCACGACGACCGGCTGAATTCCGACGGTCCGCAGGAACGCCATGTCGGCAGCGAACGCCGTCTTCAGCGCGTCGTCGACCATGGCGTTGCCGCCGTACTTCACGACGACGACCTTGTCGCGGAACTGCTGCAGCCACGGCAGTGCCTCCGCCAGGACATGAGCCTTCTGGTGATCGGTGATGCCGGTGAGCGCTTCGCTGGCCGCTGTCATGACGAATACGCCGAGTTCTCTTCGACATACGCGTGCGAAAGGTCGGTGGTCCGGATGGTCACCGCGTGCTCGCCCAGACCCAGATCGATGTCGAGGGCGATGTCGACTTCGCTCAGGTCCACGTCCCGCGCGCCCGGGGCGCCGACGCCGTCGATGCAGACCGGGGCGCCGTTGAACGACACCGAGATCTTGTCGGGGTCGAGTTCGATCGGCGCGATGCCGATCGCGGCGAGGACCCGGCCCCAGTTGGGGTCGGAACCGAACAGCGCAGTCTTGACGAGGCTGTCACGCGCCACCGTCCGGGCCCCGATCAGCGCGTCGTGCTCGCTGACCGCGCCGCTGACGGTGACTCGCACCCGCTTGGTGACGCCCTCTGCGTCCGCCATCATCTGATCGGCCAGGTCGTCGCAGACGGCCGTCACGGCCGCGTTCAATTCTTCCTGGGTGGGGGTCACGTTGCTCGCACCGGACGCGAGCAGCAACACGGTGTCGTTGGTCGAGGTGGCGCCGTCGACGTCGAGCCGGTCGAACGTCACCCGGGTGGCCGCCCGCAGGGCCGCGTCGAGTTGCGACGCCGTCGCGACGGCGTCGGTGGTCACGACGCACAGCATCGTCGCCAGCGCCGGCGCCAGCATGCCGGCGCCCTTCGCCATCCCGCCCACGTTCCACTTGCCCGCGTGGTGCAGGGCCGCCTGCTTCGGCACCGTGTCGGTGGTCATGATCGCGTACGCCGCGTCGGTGCCACCCGAGATTCCGCCTGCGAGTTCGTGGACGGCCTCCGTGACGCCGGTCAGAACCTTGTCCATCGGCAGGCGGTCGCCGATCAGACCGGTGGAACACACCGCGACCTCGACGGCACCGGTCTCGGTGCCCCAGTTGCTCAGCGCCGACGCCACTTCCTCGGCCGTCTTGTGCGCGTCCTGGAATCCTCCCGCCCCTGTGCACGCGTTGGCACCACCCGAGTTGAGCACGACGGCGCGCAGTCTGCCCGTGGTCAGCACCTGCTGCGACCACAGCACCGGGGCTGCCTTCACCTTGTTCGCGGTGAAGACACCCGCCGCCGCGAGTTCCGGGCCCTCGTTGACGACGAGGGCCAGGTCGGCGTTGCCGCTCGCCTTGATTCCCGCCTTGATCCCGGACGCGCGGAAGCCCGCGGGCCCCGACACTCCCTGGCTGCGGACGAGGGTGCCGCCGGCGACTTCCCGGGCCGGGTGCGGATCGATCGTGCTGTCACTGCTCACGGGGCAACTCCCACTGTCGAGAGACCGGCGGTCTCGGGTAGTCCAAGCGCAAGATTCATCGATTGCACCGCTCCCCCGGCGGTGCCCTTCGCGAGGTTGTCGATCACCGCGACCACGACGATCTGGCCGGCGTCGGCGTCGACCGCCACGGCGATCTGGACGGCGTTCGATCCGACGACCGCCCCGGTCTGCGGCAGCACGCCCCGGGGCAGCACGTGCACGAACGGCTCGTCCGCGTAAGCCTTTTCGTAGATCGCGCGCACCTCGTCCTCGGTTGCCGTGGTGACCGCGGTGCAGGTGGCGAGGATGCCACGCGGCATCGGCGCGAGCACGGGCGTGAACGATACGGTGACGCGCTCGCCGGCGAGTTCGGAGAGGTTCTGGATGATCTCCGGCGTGTGGCGGTGCACGCCGCCGACGCCGTACGCGCGGACCGAACCCATCACCTCGGAGCCGAGCAGGTCGGCCTTGGGAGCGCGTCCCGCGCCGGAAGCGCCGGTGACCGCGACGATCGTCACCCGCGGTTCGACGACGCCCGCCGCGACCGCGGGGGCCATCGCCAGGCTCGACACCGTCGGGAAGCATCCCGGGACCGCGATGCGGGTGGCACCCGCCAATTTCTCGCGGGCGCCGGGGAGTTCCGGGAGACCGTACGGCCAGCTACCCGCGTGCGGACTCTTGTAGTACCGCTCCCAGTCCTCGGCGTTCGTCAGCCGGAAGTCGGCGCCGCAGTCGATGATGACCGTGGACTCGGGCAGGTCCTTCGCGTACTGCGCCGAATTGCCGTGCGGCAGACCGAGGAACACCACATCGTGACCGGAGAGTGTGTCGACGGTGGTGTCTTCCAGCACTCGGTCGGCGAGGGGAAGCAGGTGCGGATGGTGCGAGCCCAGAGTCGAACCGGCGTTGCCGCCGGCGGTGAGCGCGCCGATGACGAGCGAACCGTCCGCATACGACGGGTGCCCCAGCAGCAGACGCAGCACTTCGCCACCGGCGTATCCGCTCGCGCCGGCGACGGCAATCCTGATCGGTTTTCCCGCGTGCTCAGTCATACGATTGATTATGCATCATCATGCAAGCTAATACACACCGTGGTCTTCCGGCGGGACGGAAACCGCGGTCACTGCTTGCCGAGCGACCGCCGGATCTCGTCGAGCTTGGCCTTACCCGCCTTCTCCCGCTTCTCCCACGCCTCCTCGAGCGACTGCCCCGACGGGCTGTCGTGCGCGAGTTCCGAGGAGCCCGTCGCCGTCCCGAACCGTCCTTCGATCCGCTCACGCACGCGGTCGAACGTCGGGACACCCCCCGGGGTGTAGTCCGGCGCCGGCGCACCCGGTACGACGTGCGGCACGACCTCCGCGGTCACCGGATCCTCCGTCGGAATCGCCGCACCCACGTCCACGGCCGCGAGCAGCGCACCGAGACCCGGACGTCCGGCGGCCACCGCGCGTACCACCTGGAGGAACTCGGCGTCGGTCAACTGGCTCGCCGCCGCCACGACGTCGCGCACCTCGGTCATCACCGCTCCTCACCGTCCCGGGCCCTCCACCCAGGCTACGGGTCAGCTGCGCAGTTCGGCACCCACCGCTGCGGACGCCGCGGCGACCGCAGCGTCGCGGGCGGCGCTCGCCTCGTCCTCGGTCAGAGTGCGGTCGGCACCCCGGAATCGCAGCGCGAACGCCAGCGACTTCCGGCCCTCCCCGACCTGCTCGCCCTCGAACACGTCGAACAACCGGATGTCCTCGAGGAGTTCCCCGCCACCCGAGCGCAGGGCGGCCTGGACCTCGGCGGCGGGAACCGCGGTGTCGACGACGACCGCCACGTCCTGGAGGACCGCCGGGAAGGGCGACACCTTCGGCGCGGGCAGATTCTCCACCAGCGGCAGAGCACTCAAATCGATCTCCACGGCACTCGTCCGCGGGGGAAGTCCGGCGCGCTCGAGCACTGCGGGGTGCAACTCGCCCGCGTGCCCGACCACGACGCCGTCCACGAGAAGCTCCGCGCCCCGGCCCGGATGCCACGGCAGGTACTGAGCCGCGCGGAACTCGAACTCGACACCGGCCGCGGCGGCAACCGTCCGGGCCGCGGCGAACGCGTCGGTGGCGTCGGCAGCACGTCCCGCGCCCCACGGACCACTCGGCTCACGCTGTCCGGTGAGCACCACCGCCACGTGCACGGGCTGGTCCGGAAGCGACTGCAGCAGCGCCGTGATCTGCTCGTCGGTCGGACGCCGGTCCACCGGCAGCGCGGCGACCGGCTTCGTGTCCGCACCGGGCAGCACGACCTGCGCGATACCGAAGAGCGACAGGTCGCGCTGGCCGCGGGAGACGTTGCGGGCGAGGACCTCGAGCAGTCCCGGCAGCAGCGTGGTCGCCAGTTCGGGCCGATCCGATTCGAGCGGATTGAGTACCCGGCCGGTGTTCCGGCGCGGATCCTCCGGATCCAGCCCCCACGTGTCGAAGACGGCGGTGGGCAGGAAGACGGGGGGAAGGATCTCGACGTACCCCGAGAACGCCAGGGCGCGGCCGACGGCCCGCTTGCGGCGCTGCGTCGGCGTCAACCCCCGACCCGCGGGGGCCGCGGGCAGCACCGACGGGATCTTCTCGAGGCCCTCGAGACGGAGCACTTCCTCCACCAGGTCGGCCGGCTGCACCAGGTCGGGCCGCCACGACGGCGGGGCCGCGACGAGCTGACCGTGACCGCTGTCGCTGACCCCGACCTCGACGCTGCAGCCGATCTGCGTCAGGCGGCGCGCCGAGGTGCCGGTGGGGTAGTCGACGCCCGCCACCCGGTCGGGGAGGTCGATGTCCATGTGGATGGGCCGGTGCGGGGTGACCTCACCGATGTCGGTGAGCGCCGACTCGACCCGCCCGCCGGCGATGTCGACGAGCAGCGCGGCAGCCCGGTCCAGGGCCGCGACGGGGATCTCGGGATCGACGACGCGCTCGAAACGCTTGCCCGCCTCGCTCGACAACTTGTGCCTGCGCGCGGTCTTGAACACCGCGAGCGGATCCCACGTGGCCGCCTCGAGCAGGATGTCGGTGGTTCCGGGTCCGACCTCGGTGGACGCGCCGCCCATGATGCCTGCCAGCGACAGGACTCCCGAATCGTCGGCGATCACGACGTCCTCGGGGTCCAGGACGCGCTCGGTCTCGTCGAGAGTCGTCAGCTTCTCCCCCGCCACCGCGCGGCGCACGACGAGTTCGCCTCTGATCTTGGCGGCGTCGAACGCGTGCAGCGGCTGGCCGAGTTCGAGCAGAACGTAGTTGGTGACGTCGACGGCCGGCGAGATCGGGCGGACACCGGACAGCAGCAACCGCCGCTGCAGCCACCACGGACTGACCGCATTCGGATCGATACCGGTCACCCGGCGCGCGGCGAAACGCGTCGCCTTCGACTCGGGTTCGACGCGAATCGGCCACGCCTCCCCGTCCGCCGGAGACGGCGCCACCGCTGCGGGGTCGGCGAAGTCCAGGTCGAACCCGCAGGCCAGTTCGCGGGTGAGCCCGCGGACGGAGAAGCAGTAGCCGCGGTCCGGGGTGATGTTGAGTTCGATGACCGTGTCGTGCAGACCCATCAACTCGTTGGCGTCCGCGCCCGGAAGCGCGGTGCCCGGCTCGAGGACGAGGATGCCCGAATGGTCCTTGCCGATGCCCAGTTCGGCCACCGAGCAGATCATCCCGTCGGACACCTGCCCGTAGGTCTTGCGGGACGCGATGGCGAAACCACCGGGGAGGACCGCGCCCGGCAGCGCGACCACCACGAGGTCGCCCTCGGCGAAGTTCCGGGCGCCGCACACGATGCCCTGCGGCTCGGCCGCCCCCACATCCACCTTGCAGAAGCGGATCGGCTTCTTGAACTCGGTGAGCTCGGTGATCTCGAGAACCTTGCCGACCACGAGGGGGCCGTCAACGGGCTCGAGCCGGTCGACTTCCTCGACCTCGAGCCCGACCCGGACGAAACCTGCGTCGAGTTCCTCGGCGGTGACGTCCCAGTCCGGGGTGGCACGCTGCAGGATCTCGGTCAGCCAGGATTGCGCTACTCGCACGTCTGCTCAGCTCTCTCGTTCGTGAAAATGTCGTGACTGTGGTGGACGGGTTCCGGGTGACGCAGGGTCAGCCCTGGACACCGAAGGGCAGCGTGAAACGCACGTCGCCCTCGACGATGTCGCGCATGTCCGGGATCCCGTTCCGGAACTGGAGTGTGCGCTCGAGCCCCATCCCGAACGCGAACCCGGTGTACACGTCGGGGTCGATTCCGGAGGCGCGCAGCACATTCGGATTGACCATTCCGCAGCCGCCCCACTCGACCCAGCCCGCGCCGCCCTTCTTGTTCGGGAACCACACGTCCACCTCGGCGGACGGTTCCGTGAACGGGAAGTAGTTCGGACGCATGCGGGTGCGGGTCTCGGGACCGAACAGCGCGCGCGCGAACGCGTCGAGCGTGCCACGCAGGTGTGCCATGGTGAGGCCCTTGTCGACCGCGAGCCCCTCCACCTGGGAGAAGACGGGGGTGTGTGTCGCGTCGAGTTCGTCGGTGCGGAACGTCCGTCCGGGGCACACCACGTAGATCGGCACCTCGCGCGAGAGCATCGTGCGCACCTGCACCGGCGACGTGTGCGTGCGGAGCACCTGCCGCGAGCCCTCGGGCGCGATGTGGAACGTGTCCTGCATCGTCCGGGCGGGGTGATCGGGCAGGAAGTTCAGGGCATCGAAGTTGAAGTGCTCGGTCTCCACCTCCGGACCCTCGGCGACCTCCCAGCCCATGGCCACGAACACGTCCTCGACCTGCTCGGAAATGATGCTGATCGGGTGGCGGGCGCCCACCGGCTGACGCTGCGACGGCAGCGTCACGTCGATGGCCTCGGCCACGAGAACGGCGGCGTCACGCTCGGCGAGCAGCACGGCGCGGCGCTCGTCGAAAGCCGCGCTGATCCGGGTGCGGGCGACGTTCACACGCTTGCCCGCGTCGGCCTTCTCCTTGCCCGGTAGGGCTCCCAGTCCGCGGCGGGCGAGGGCGATCGGCGACTTGTCACCCATGTGCTCGACCTTGGCCTTCGCCAGATCGTCGAGATCCGCCACCGACGCGAACGCCTTCTCGGCGCTCTCCGCCGCCGCAGTCAGAGCGTCCTCGGTGAGCGCACTCGCATCGACCGCGCCGCCTTCGACCCCCGCGGAGGCAGCGCCCTCTTTTTTAGCCACGACCGGTGCCACTCCTTAAGTTCTTTCAGTCAACACTCTCGACGAAACCGAAACAGCTCGCCGTCAAATCCTATGCGATCCGATTTTCGCCGTTTCAGCTGTCGGTCCGCTTGCGGTTCTGGACCCGCGCGCTCGAATACAGGCAGATCGACGCCGCCGTCGCCAGGTTGAGACTCTCGGCTCGACCGTGGATGGGTATCCGCACCCGGTGGTCCGCTCGCGCCGCGGTGGCCGCGTCGAGGCCATGGGCTTCGTTCCCGAACAACCACGCCGTCGGGCGGGCCAGGAGTTCGTCGGCGTCGTCCAGATCGACTTCGCCGTCCGCCGCCGTGGCGAGCAACTGGATGCCCGCCGCGCTGATGGTGTCGAGGACGGCGG from Rhodococcus opacus B4 encodes:
- a CDS encoding acetylornithine transaminase — translated: MTGTPELQQRWSGALMNTYGVPRVALTRGQGAVLTDADGKEYVDFLAGIAVNILGHAHPALIEAVTAQLSTLGHVSNLYASEPAIELAEKLLSHLGAPGRVFFCNSGTEANEAAFKLARATGRSKIIAAENSFHGRTMGALALTGQAAKRAPFEPMPPGVVHVPYGDLDALDRAVDADTAAVFLEPMMGEGGVVVPPEGYLAGARQITADRGALLVLDEVQTGIGRTGWFYAHQAVGIVPDVMTLAKGLGGGMPIGACVATGAAADLFGPGKHGTTFGGNPVCASAALAVLRTIAEDDLISRADTLGKALSAGIEGLGHPLIDHVRGAGLLLGIVLTQDVAPAVENSAREAGYLINAAQPGVVRLAPPLVLTDEQAEGFVAALPAILDNAQSAAQPGKQ
- a CDS encoding argininosuccinate synthase; this encodes MADRVVLAYSGGLDTSVAISWIGKETGKEVVAVAIDLGQGGEDMEVVRQRALDCGAVESVVVDARDEFADEYCLPTIQANALYMDRYPLVSAISRPLIVKHLVEAARAHGGTTVAHGCTGKGNDQVRFEVGFGSLAPDLDVIAPVRDYAWTREKAIAFAEENEIPINVSKKSPFSIDQNVWGRAVETGFLEDLWNAPTKDVYDYTQDPTVNWQAPDELIISFEAGRPVAIDGKPVSVLEAIQELNRRAGAQGVGRLDVVEDRLVGIKSREIYEAPGAMVLINAHQELEHVTQERELGRYKRQTEQRWSELVYDGLWFSPLKVALDTFIEKTQERVSGDIRLVLHGGAIIVNGRRSNESLYDFNLATYDEGDTFDQSYAKGFVQIHGLSSKVAAKRDLGL
- the argB gene encoding acetylglutamate kinase, encoding MTAASEALTGITDHQKAHVLAEALPWLQQFRDKVVVVKYGGNAMVDDALKTAFAADMAFLRTVGIQPVVVHGGGPQINAMLGKLGMTGEFKGGFRVTTPEVMDVVRMVLFGQVGRELVGLINAHGPYAVGISGEDAHLFTATKRTVMVEGTPTDIGLVGDVTTVNPEAVLDLIRAGRIPVVSTIAPDSDGVVHNINADTAAAALAEAIGAEKLVVLTDVEGLYTNWPDRDSLATEIDVDALAQLLPSLDAGMVPKMEACLRAVRGGVPTAHVIDGRLAHSVLLELFTGEGIGTMVTPAPTSPTEGVAP
- the argJ gene encoding bifunctional glutamate N-acetyltransferase/amino-acid acetyltransferase ArgJ, with the translated sequence MSSDSTIDPHPAREVAGGTLVRSQGVSGPAGFRASGIKAGIKASGNADLALVVNEGPELAAAGVFTANKVKAAPVLWSQQVLTTGRLRAVVLNSGGANACTGAGGFQDAHKTAEEVASALSNWGTETGAVEVAVCSTGLIGDRLPMDKVLTGVTEAVHELAGGISGGTDAAYAIMTTDTVPKQAALHHAGKWNVGGMAKGAGMLAPALATMLCVVTTDAVATASQLDAALRAATRVTFDRLDVDGATSTNDTVLLLASGASNVTPTQEELNAAVTAVCDDLADQMMADAEGVTKRVRVTVSGAVSEHDALIGARTVARDSLVKTALFGSDPNWGRVLAAIGIAPIELDPDKISVSFNGAPVCIDGVGAPGARDVDLSEVDIALDIDLGLGEHAVTIRTTDLSHAYVEENSAYSS
- the argH gene encoding argininosuccinate lyase translates to MSAHGTNEGALWGGRFESGPAAAMAALSKSTHFDWVLAPYDVRASQAHARVLHKAGLLGDEDLATMLDGLGRLAADVASGDFIPSESDEDVHGALERGLIDRVGPDVGGRLRAGRSRNDQVATLFRMWLRDAVRRVAEGVLDIVDALATQAAAHPSAVMPGKTHLQAAQPVLLAHHLLAHTHPLLRDVQRLRDFDVRAAVSPYGSGALAGSSLGLDPEAIAAELAFDSSAENSIDATSSRDFAAEAAFVLAMIGVDLSRMAEEVILWSTPEFGYITLADAWSTGSSIMPQKKNPDVSELTRGKSGRLIGNLTGLLATLKAQPLAYNRDLQEDKEPVFDSVAQLELLLPAITGLVATLEFHTDRMAELAPAGFTLATDIAEWLVRQGVPFRVAHEAAGACVRVAEARGAGLEDLTDEELAGVDPALTPDVREVLTVEGSIASRNARGGTAGIRVAEQLGGVRQLSESLREWCR
- a CDS encoding arginine repressor, which produces MNAAPPQRTGAAPPQRTANAATAPTRAGRQARIVAILSNNPVRSQTELAALLAAEGIDATQATLSRDLEELGAVKLRAADGGAGVYVVPEDGNPVRGVSGGTDRLSRLLGELLVSTDASGNMAVLRTPPGAAHYLASALDRASLPDVVGTIAGDDTILVVAREPLSGAELAAKIESLA
- the argF gene encoding ornithine carbamoyltransferase, whose protein sequence is MTTVVKHFLRDDDLTPEQQAEVLELAARLKKAPFAERPLEGPRGVGVIFEKNSTRTRFSFEMGIAQLGGHAIVVDGRSTQLGREETLQDTGRVLSRYVDAVVWRTFGQKRLEAMASGADVPIVNALSDEFHPCQVLADLQTLAERKGSLKGLKLTYLGDGANNMAHSLMLGGVTAGVDVTIASPEGFAPLPWVVEAARARAADTGATITLTEDPQAAVVGADALVTDTWTSMGQENDGLDRVGPFRPFQINEALLAKAAADAVVLHCLPAHRGEEITDEVLDGPQSVVWDEAENRLHAQKALLVWLLAQRTGNRP